The genomic window GGCGGCGAATTTCGCGGCGGCGGAGCCGTCGGAAGCGCTCGCGAGCCAAGCGGCCGCCCGGCTGCGCCATGTGCGGCCATCCGGGAAACGATCGATGTGCGCATCCGACACATGCGCCAAATCTTCGACGGAAAAGACGTTCGACGCCTCGAAGGTAAGCGCCTGAGACTTCGCCAGCGGTCCCCATTCACGCAGCGGGGTTCCATTGATCGCGCGCGTCTCTTGCCCCTGCTTCCACCGCGCATATTCGGCGGCGAAACGGCGCTTGATGTTGTCATCGACAATCGTCGATGCGACACTGTAGGGATCGCCGGCGATGCGGATGCGAACGACCTCGACGTTCTTGTAAATGGTGATGCCGGCCTTTTCCGTTTCAGCCTCGTCTTTGACTGGCTCCACGATGAATTCCGGGGTAATGCCGTCGTTCATGCCGGCATAGGTCGTGCCCTTTTCGTCCACAGACGCGAAAGGTTGCACTTCGCCGAAGTAGTTACTCATTTTTGCCTCGGTTGATGGAGGATGCGAGGCGCTGCCGCCTCGCTTGTTTATCAGTTGGCGGCGCTGACGAAGGCGTCGTTGAGATACGCCTCGAGATAGCCCGTCGCCGTGATCGTGATCGTGCTGCCCGTCGCCGTCGCGGCGTTGTTGAGCGTGATCGTGTAGGCGCCGGGATTGCCATCGATCGAGACGATGGTCGAGTTCGCGGCGATGCCGGTTCCGCTCACGGCCTGGTTCGGATAAATCCCCGTCACGGTCGAAATGTTCTTCAGAACCTTCGACGTGTTGGTCGTATCAGCCGTGAACGTATAGGACGCGGCCGGGAGGAAAGCGCCGAACAGCGTCTTCGTGCCGACAGCAGGACCGCCAGTCGGCGCGTCTGCCTGACCGGCCGTCGCCGTCGTCGTCACAGTCTTCTGAACAACGCCAGTGCTCGCCACGTTGAGAAGGGACGTCCCGTCGGTCTGAACCCAAAGGCCGTAATCGCCAGCCGTCTTGAAGGTGAAGGAGAACGGAGCCGACTGCGGACCGCCGAAGCGCCCGCCGACGAAGAAGGTTCCAGCCTTCATTCCGAGCAGCGCATTCGTGCTCGTCGCCTTCAGCGCAGTGAAGTTGTTGTCGATGACGAGCAGGTCGCCCTGATTGAGCACCTGACCGGCCGTCGCCGTGAACTTCACATAGACGAACTCGGCGCCACCGTCGCCTTCCGCAATCACGGAGCCGACGCGGTATTCATAAAAAGGGCCGTTGACCGTATCGACGGGACCAACAGGCGTGTAGATGCGAGGCCCGATCTTATCCCCGATCGGGAAGTAGGAGATAGTCATTGGTTTGGTTCCCTGCGGATCGAAGCCGCGTGAATGAGATGGAGAGGCGACCCGCAAGCCGCCTCATCGCGATCAGGAGAAAAGAACCGCCTGATACTGCCGGCCGGAAGTCGTCATGTTTCCCGCCCAAGCGTAGAAGCGCACAATCGCGTCCTGGTTCACATTCGCGCGATCACCGCCGACGACAGTGAAGTTGCGGGCCGAATGCGGGCGGTAGGAGAAGTAGCTCTCGTTGAGGAAGTAGGCCGTATTCTCCGGAATCTGGCCGTTCTTGCCGCCGTCGAGCACAACCGACACGCGCTTGCCGGCGCCGAGATATTCGAGCGCCGTGAAGCCCGCCGCCGCCATCTTCTCATCAACGATGCGCTGGATCGACTGAAGC from bacterium includes these protein-coding regions:
- a CDS encoding phage major capsid protein, yielding LQSIQRIVDEKMAAAGFTALEYLGAGKRVSVVLDGGKNGQIPENTAYFLNESYFSYRPHSARNFTVVGGDRANVNQDAIVRFYAWAGNMTTSGRQYQAVLFS